The following proteins are co-located in the Flavobacterium sp. CECT 9288 genome:
- a CDS encoding phytanoyl-CoA dioxygenase family protein, with translation MNYSNKIHSDGFEIIDNVYSDFEIDEIISFIDQKTSQQPSDSTFRKSKELFAIRQFHKEIPQVLPHIFNKNLINIIHSTFGEDYFITKSIYFDKPEKSNWFVAYHQDLTISVDKKIEVDNFVNWTLKQNQYAVQPPKDILEKNFTIRIHLDKTTKENGALKVLNKSHKNGIVRVENIEFKNETEKICEVEKGGIMIMRPLLFHASNKTTNNKRRRVIHIEFSNKELPNELEWSEKTNLNLN, from the coding sequence ATGAATTACTCAAACAAAATACATTCTGATGGTTTTGAGATTATTGACAATGTTTATTCAGATTTTGAAATAGACGAAATAATTTCATTTATTGACCAAAAAACATCCCAGCAACCTTCTGATTCAACCTTTAGAAAATCTAAAGAATTATTTGCAATTCGACAATTTCATAAAGAAATTCCCCAAGTACTTCCCCACATCTTCAATAAAAACTTGATTAACATAATACACTCAACTTTTGGGGAAGATTATTTTATAACAAAATCTATATACTTTGATAAACCAGAAAAATCAAATTGGTTTGTAGCTTATCATCAAGATCTAACTATTTCTGTTGACAAAAAAATTGAAGTTGATAATTTCGTAAATTGGACTTTAAAACAAAATCAATATGCGGTTCAACCTCCTAAAGATATTCTAGAAAAAAATTTCACCATTAGAATTCATTTAGATAAAACAACCAAAGAAAATGGAGCACTAAAAGTTCTAAACAAATCACATAAAAATGGCATCGTAAGAGTTGAAAATATAGAATTTAAAAACGAAACAGAAAAGATCTGTGAAGTTGAAAAAGGCGGAATAATGATCATGAGACCTTTACTTTTTCACGCATCAAATAAAACAACTAATAACAAAAGACGCAGAGTAATTCATATTGAATTCAGTAATAAAGAATTACCAAACGAACTAGAATGGAGTGAGAAAACAAATTTGAATTTGAATTAA
- a CDS encoding AraC family transcriptional regulator, with translation MAKYPIYNIQRFNCNAVNSSLYINTFKNHLITHSFVEEPHRHNSYVLVFFTQGSGTHEIDFDVFDIQPGSMFFMQPGQIHHWHLSEDVEGYVVFYSQEFYNLYFGQKDIADYPFYSAVDNKPELVLQTAESLAIVPYFERLIEESQSNQPWQKDYILNLLDCIHIQIARKYQKSNLHQAHAYNVKIKAFETALEKHYKTEKAASFYAAQLHITLKHLNRICNERLQKTTTEVIADRVILEAKRMLFDKDFTVNEIALRLGYEDYSYFTRLFKKQTGLTPSHFRLDKRKR, from the coding sequence ATGGCGAAGTATCCCATTTACAATATTCAGCGGTTTAATTGCAATGCAGTCAACAGTAGTTTGTATATCAATACCTTTAAAAATCATTTAATTACGCACAGTTTTGTAGAGGAGCCACACCGTCATAACTCTTATGTTTTAGTGTTTTTTACACAAGGCTCCGGAACGCATGAGATTGATTTTGATGTTTTTGACATTCAGCCCGGAAGTATGTTTTTTATGCAACCTGGACAAATTCACCATTGGCATTTATCCGAAGATGTTGAAGGATATGTTGTTTTTTACTCGCAGGAATTTTACAATCTTTACTTTGGACAAAAAGATATTGCCGACTATCCTTTTTATTCTGCTGTGGATAATAAACCCGAGCTTGTTTTACAAACTGCCGAAAGTCTTGCCATTGTGCCCTATTTTGAAAGACTTATCGAGGAATCACAGTCTAATCAGCCTTGGCAAAAGGATTATATTTTGAATCTTTTGGACTGTATTCATATTCAAATTGCGCGTAAATACCAGAAATCGAATTTGCATCAAGCACATGCCTACAATGTAAAAATTAAAGCTTTTGAAACGGCGTTAGAAAAGCATTATAAAACAGAGAAAGCGGCCTCTTTTTATGCAGCCCAGCTTCACATAACGCTGAAACATTTAAATAGAATTTGCAACGAAAGACTCCAAAAAACCACCACCGAAGTGATCGCGGACAGAGTTATACTGGAAGCCAAACGCATGTTGTTTGACAAAGATTTTACGGTAAACGAAATCGCATTACGTTTAGGATATGAAGATTACTCGTATTTTACCCGATTGTTCAAGAAACAGACTGGATTGACACCTAGCCATTTTCGATTGGACAAACGAAAAAGATAG
- a CDS encoding DUF983 domain-containing protein — MSHAIAHILNNDCPQCQKGKVFNEKSIFFTFGFPKMNEYCSHCHYKFEKEPGYFFGAMYVNYGLTVAQSIATYGIAQFFFQERFDLRIIPIIAFVIIALASFNIRLSRLLWIYMFKNYSM; from the coding sequence ATGTCACACGCTATCGCTCATATCCTAAATAATGATTGTCCTCAGTGTCAAAAAGGTAAGGTTTTTAATGAAAAAAGTATCTTTTTTACTTTTGGTTTCCCTAAAATGAACGAATACTGCTCGCATTGTCATTACAAATTTGAGAAAGAACCTGGCTATTTTTTTGGAGCTATGTACGTCAATTATGGCCTAACAGTGGCGCAAAGTATAGCCACTTATGGTATTGCTCAGTTTTTCTTTCAGGAAAGATTTGATTTGAGAATCATACCCATTATTGCCTTTGTGATAATCGCCTTAGCTTCGTTCAATATTCGTTTGTCGCGACTGTTATGGATTTACATGTTCAAAAACTATTCGATGTAA
- a CDS encoding DUF6370 family protein — MKKILCLALLFMATLASAQDKKENQKAKIVEASCGQCQFGMTGHGCDLAVRIDGKSYFVDGSSIDSHGDAHAKDGFCSAIRKASVQGEVVNNRFKATSFTLLPKEKKKS; from the coding sequence ATGAAAAAAATACTTTGTTTAGCGCTTCTATTTATGGCTACACTTGCCAGCGCTCAGGATAAGAAAGAAAATCAAAAAGCTAAAATTGTTGAAGCTTCATGTGGTCAATGCCAATTTGGTATGACAGGACACGGATGCGATTTAGCCGTTCGAATAGACGGAAAGTCCTATTTTGTTGATGGCAGTTCCATCGATTCTCACGGAGATGCGCATGCCAAAGATGGCTTTTGTTCCGCTATTAGAAAGGCATCTGTACAAGGCGAAGTCGTCAACAATCGTTTCAAGGCAACCTCCTTTACCCTTTTGCCAAAAGAGAAAAAGAAATCCTAA
- the fabD gene encoding ACP S-malonyltransferase: protein MKAYVFPGQGAQFTGMGKDLYESNPLAKELFEKANEILGFRITDIMFEGTAEELKETKVTQPAVFLHSVILAKTLENFTPEMVAGHSLGEFSALVANGTLSFEDGLKLVSQRALAMQKACEITPSTMAAVLNLDDKIVEDICASIDGIVVAANYNCPGQLVISGEYKAVELACEKMKEAGAKRALILPVGGAFHSPMMEPAREELAAAIEATTFSTPICPVYQNVTATAVSDPNEIKKNLIIQLTAPVKWTQSVQQMIADGATLFTEVGPGKVLAGLIGKINKEAVTANA from the coding sequence ATGAAAGCATACGTTTTTCCAGGGCAAGGCGCACAGTTTACAGGTATGGGTAAAGACTTGTACGAGAGTAATCCTCTTGCAAAAGAATTATTTGAAAAAGCTAACGAAATTTTAGGATTTCGCATCACCGATATCATGTTTGAAGGAACTGCCGAAGAATTAAAAGAAACCAAAGTAACTCAACCAGCAGTTTTTTTACACTCTGTAATATTGGCTAAAACTTTAGAAAATTTTACTCCAGAAATGGTAGCGGGACATTCTCTTGGCGAATTCTCTGCACTAGTTGCTAATGGTACTTTATCTTTTGAAGATGGATTAAAGCTAGTTTCTCAAAGAGCTTTGGCGATGCAAAAAGCTTGCGAAATTACTCCATCAACTATGGCCGCTGTTTTAAACTTAGACGATAAAATTGTTGAAGACATTTGCGCTTCTATAGATGGTATTGTTGTAGCTGCCAATTATAACTGTCCGGGTCAATTGGTAATTTCTGGCGAATACAAAGCTGTTGAATTAGCGTGCGAAAAAATGAAAGAAGCGGGTGCCAAAAGAGCTTTGATTTTACCTGTTGGTGGTGCTTTCCACTCTCCGATGATGGAACCAGCTCGTGAAGAACTTGCAGCAGCTATTGAAGCTACCACTTTTTCAACACCAATATGTCCGGTGTATCAAAATGTAACTGCAACTGCCGTTTCGGACCCGAACGAAATCAAAAAAAATTTAATCATTCAATTAACCGCTCCTGTAAAATGGACGCAATCTGTACAGCAAATGATTGCGGACGGAGCAACCTTATTTACCGAAGTTGGTCCTGGAAAAGTACTTGCTGGGTTAATTGGAAAAATCAATAAAGAAGCAGTTACAGCCAACGCATAA
- the galE gene encoding UDP-glucose 4-epimerase GalE, with amino-acid sequence MKILVTGGLGFIGSHTVVELQNEGFEVVVVDNLSNTSLDVLDGIQNITGVKPAFEKIDIREKDKVQDFFKRHDDIAGVIHFAASKAVGESVENPLLYYENNISALIYLLQELQQKPEANFIFSSSCTVYGQAETMPITESASIQTAMSPYGNTKQIGEEIITDTAKVTNINAILLRYFNPIGSHPSAEIGELPLGVPQNLVPFITQTGMGLRAELSVYGNDYPTPDGTAIRDYIHVVDLAKAHVIALQRLLNKKNETKVETFNLGTGTGSSVLEVIETFEKVSGKQLPYKIVGRREGDITSAYASTEKANEVLGWKAQSTLEEAMASAWKWEQKVRE; translated from the coding sequence ATGAAAATACTAGTAACAGGAGGTTTAGGATTTATAGGATCACATACCGTTGTTGAATTACAAAACGAAGGATTCGAAGTTGTGGTTGTTGATAATTTATCTAACACTTCTTTGGATGTTTTAGATGGAATTCAAAACATTACGGGTGTGAAGCCTGCATTTGAAAAAATTGATATAAGAGAAAAAGATAAAGTTCAAGATTTTTTTAAAAGACATGATGATATTGCAGGAGTAATACATTTTGCGGCTTCAAAAGCGGTTGGCGAAAGTGTTGAAAATCCTTTGCTGTATTATGAAAACAACATCAGTGCTTTGATTTATCTGTTGCAGGAATTACAACAAAAACCTGAAGCCAATTTTATTTTTAGTTCCTCTTGTACGGTTTACGGTCAAGCCGAAACAATGCCGATTACTGAGAGCGCGTCTATTCAAACAGCGATGTCTCCATACGGAAATACCAAACAAATTGGTGAAGAAATTATCACTGATACAGCCAAAGTTACCAATATCAACGCTATTTTGTTGCGTTATTTCAATCCTATTGGGTCACATCCGTCAGCTGAAATTGGAGAATTACCATTGGGAGTACCGCAAAACTTAGTGCCTTTTATTACGCAAACAGGAATGGGTTTGCGTGCAGAATTATCGGTTTACGGGAACGATTATCCTACGCCTGATGGTACTGCCATTCGCGATTATATTCACGTAGTCGATTTGGCGAAAGCCCATGTTATTGCATTACAGCGCTTATTGAATAAGAAAAATGAAACCAAAGTAGAGACGTTCAATTTAGGTACTGGTACCGGAAGTTCGGTTTTAGAAGTAATTGAAACTTTCGAGAAAGTAAGTGGGAAGCAGTTGCCTTACAAAATTGTAGGTCGACGCGAAGGAGACATCACTTCAGCTTACGCCAGTACAGAAAAAGCTAATGAGGTTTTAGGTTGGAAAGCACAATCAACACTTGAAGAGGCCATGGCAAGTGCCTGGAAATGGGAACAGAAAGTAAGAGAATAA
- a CDS encoding DegT/DnrJ/EryC1/StrS aminotransferase family protein — MKKIQMVDLKSQYEKIKNVVDASIQEVLDTNTYINGPKVHEFQKSLEEYLDVKHVIPCANGTDALQIAMMGLDLKPGDEVITADFTFAATVEVIALLQLTPVLVDVDMYNMNISIDGIRKAITPKTKAIVPVHLFGRAANMEAIMAIAKEHNLYVIEDNAQAIGANCKFSDGTKKKAGTIGHVGATSFFPSKNLGCYGDGGAIFTNDDALAHKLRGIVNHGMYERYHHDVVGVNSRLDSIQAAVLNAKLPLLDQYGKARQDAARKYSAAFEGHKNIIAPSICDICDCHVFHQYTLRIIDADRNGLMQHLLDKGIPCAIYYPIPLHSQKAYADARYNEEDFPVTNQLVKEVLSLPMHTELDDEQIAFITSSVLEFLG, encoded by the coding sequence ATGAAAAAAATCCAAATGGTTGACTTGAAAAGTCAATATGAAAAAATAAAAAATGTTGTAGATGCTTCTATTCAGGAAGTTTTAGACACCAATACGTATATCAACGGACCTAAAGTGCATGAATTTCAAAAATCACTTGAGGAATATTTAGATGTAAAGCACGTAATTCCTTGTGCCAATGGTACTGATGCCTTGCAAATTGCAATGATGGGATTGGATTTGAAACCTGGTGATGAGGTCATCACTGCCGATTTTACTTTTGCAGCCACTGTTGAGGTAATTGCCTTGTTGCAGTTAACTCCCGTTTTGGTAGATGTAGATATGTACAACATGAACATCTCTATTGATGGGATTCGCAAAGCCATAACTCCAAAAACAAAAGCCATTGTACCGGTTCATTTATTTGGACGTGCAGCCAATATGGAAGCGATTATGGCTATTGCCAAAGAACATAATTTGTACGTGATTGAAGATAATGCTCAAGCTATTGGTGCTAATTGCAAATTCTCTGATGGTACTAAAAAGAAAGCAGGAACTATTGGTCACGTAGGAGCGACATCATTTTTTCCTTCTAAAAATTTAGGATGTTATGGTGATGGTGGAGCAATTTTCACGAATGATGATGCTTTGGCTCACAAACTTCGCGGAATAGTAAATCACGGTATGTATGAGCGTTACCACCACGATGTTGTGGGTGTGAACTCAAGACTAGACAGCATACAAGCAGCAGTTCTGAATGCAAAATTACCTTTATTAGATCAATACGGAAAAGCCAGACAAGATGCAGCACGTAAATATTCTGCGGCTTTTGAAGGGCACAAAAATATAATTGCACCTAGCATTTGTGATATTTGCGACTGTCACGTTTTTCATCAATATACATTACGAATTATCGATGCAGATAGAAATGGATTGATGCAACATTTGTTGGATAAAGGCATTCCTTGTGCCATTTATTACCCAATTCCGTTGCATTCGCAAAAAGCATACGCTGATGCTAGGTATAACGAAGAAGATTTTCCAGTAACCAATCAATTGGTTAAAGAAGTACTTTCTTTACCAATGCACACAGAATTGGATGATGAGCAAATTGCTTTCATTACATCGAGTGTTTTAGAATTTTTAGGATAA